The following nucleotide sequence is from Williamwhitmania taraxaci.
CTGTGCCGTAGCCCTTGCCCGTTCCGGTGTTGGAAAGATTATCATTGCCGACTTCGATGTAATTGTTGAAAGTAACCTAAACCGCCAGTACTACTTTTACGACCAAATAGGCCAAAAAAAAGTTATTGCCCTAAAGGAGAATATCAAAAGAATTGACCCAAATATTTCTGTAGAAATTTTTTCAGAGAAGATCACCTTACAGAATATTGAAAGCATCTTTAGTACCTGTGATATCTTGATTGAGGCATTCGATCAGGCCGATCAAAAGATGATGTTAATTGAATATGCCCTAATAAATCTTCCCAACATT
It contains:
- the thiF gene encoding sulfur carrier protein ThiS adenylyltransferase ThiF, producing MPSFTEIKERLHTKCVGIAGAGGLGSNCAVALARSGVGKIIIADFDVIVESNLNRQYYFYDQIGQKKVIALKENIKRIDPNISVEIFSEKITLQNIESIFSTCDILIEAFDQADQKMMLIEYALINLPNIPIIAGSGMAGFGESNSLHVEKFDNLYICGDGATEVSDINPPLAPRVGIVANMQANVALDILLKGEKNGDHC